From the genome of Desulfuromonadales bacterium:
CCACAACCTTTCGCACCCGGCGGACATCAGCAAGGAATGACGGCGAACCTCAATGCCGCGTCTGCTGCAACAGCAACTCCTCAGCGCGCGGCAGGTCCTCTTCGGCAACGTGCACCTGCAAGGGCCCGATCCCGGCGACCGGTTCGCGGCTCAGAAAATACTCGATACCGCCTGCTTTCAGAATAGCCACGACGCGGGCCAAATCCCTTGCGTCCGTAGGGTCATAGAAACGTGCCATCAGGGGTCCACCTCCTTTCGCGAATTGGCTCTCTGTAGCTATTTTACCACGCAAGAACAGAGGACGGAGGACAGATGAAGGAGGTCTTCGGGCCTCGGGCCTCGCATTTTGCACCTGTTTAAAGAAAAAGCCGGTAGGCCGGGTTGGTCGTCTCCTCGACGAAACGGTAGCCGAGGTTGTCGAGAAAGCCGCGCAGCCGACTCTCTTCGCCGGCCGGTATCTCCAGGCCGATCAGCACCCGGCCGTAGTCGCCGCCGTGCAGCCGGTAGTGGAAGAGGGAGATGTTCCAGTTCTCCCCCATCGTCTCGAGGAAACGGGCGAGGGCGCCGGGCCGCTCGGGGAACCAGAAGCGGAAGAGGCGCTCGTCGCCGGCTTCGGGAGAGCGGCCGCCGACCATGTAACGGATGTGGGTCTTGGCCAGTTCGTTGTCCGTCAGGTCGACGCTGGGAAAGCCGTGTTCGCCGAGCAGCCGCCCGAAGGCGAGCCGCTCCTGCTCGTCCTTGGTCGAAATGCCGACGAAGATGTGCGCCGCCTCGCGGCCGGCCAGACGGTAGTTGAACTCGGTGAGGTTGCGCTCCCCCAGCACCTCGGTGCAGAAGCGCTTGAGCGAGCCGGGCTGTTCGGGGATGGTGACGGCAAAGAGCGCCTCCTGCTTCTCGCCGATCAGCGTCCGCTCGGCGACGTAGCGCAGCCGCTCGAAATTCATGTTGGCCCCCGAGTTGACCGCTACCAGGGTCTGGCCTGCCACCTGCCGCTCGCGCACGTACTTCTTCAGCCCGGCCAGGCCGAGGGCGCCGGCCGGCTCGACGATGGAGCGGGTCGCCTGGTAGTTGCTGCGGATGGCGCTGCAGATCTCGTCGGTATCGACCGTGACGATCTCATCGACGAAACGCCGGCACAGCTCGAAGGTCAGCTTGCCCACCTCGCGCACGGCCACCCCGTCGGCAAAGATGCCCACCGAGTCGAGCTGCACCCGCCGCCCGGCCTGCAGCGAGCGGGCCATGGCGTCGCTGTCGACCGGCTCGACGCCGATGATGCGCACCTCGGGGCAGAGGGTCTTGAGGTAGGCGGCCATGCCGGCGATCAGCCCGCCCCCTCCCACCGGCACGAAGAC
Proteins encoded in this window:
- a CDS encoding DUF2007 domain-containing protein, producing MARFYDPTDARDLARVVAILKAGGIEYFLSREPVAGIGPLQVHVAEEDLPRAEELLLQQTRH
- the ilvA gene encoding threonine ammonia-lyase, biosynthetic; the encoded protein is MQKMLKMILTSRVYEAAVETPLEEAVGLSRNLGNRVLLKREDLQPVFSFKLRGAYNKIAHLSGEERAGGVIAASAGNHAQGVAFSAKKLGIRAVIVMPVTTPRIKVNAVEGYGAEVVLHGDSYSEAADHCDRLVAESGMTFIHPFDDELVIAGQGTVADELLRQSAGRLDAVFVPVGGGGLIAGMAAYLKTLCPEVRIIGVEPVDSDAMARSLQAGRRVQLDSVGIFADGVAVREVGKLTFELCRRFVDEIVTVDTDEICSAIRSNYQATRSIVEPAGALGLAGLKKYVRERQVAGQTLVAVNSGANMNFERLRYVAERTLIGEKQEALFAVTIPEQPGSLKRFCTEVLGERNLTEFNYRLAGREAAHIFVGISTKDEQERLAFGRLLGEHGFPSVDLTDNELAKTHIRYMVGGRSPEAGDERLFRFWFPERPGALARFLETMGENWNISLFHYRLHGGDYGRVLIGLEIPAGEESRLRGFLDNLGYRFVEETTNPAYRLFL